The genomic segment TGTTCGTAGCCCCAGACCTGATTCAGCAGTTGCAGCCGGGTGAAGACCCGCCGCGGATGCTGGGCGAGGAACCGCAGCAGGTCGAACTCCAGCCGGGTCAGCACCAACGCCACACCGTCGCGCAGCACCCGGCGGGAGGCGGTCAGGATCCGCAGCGTCGGCGGAGCCGGCTCCGGCCCGGCCCCAGGCACACGCCCAGACGGTTGGTCCGGCTGCGGACGGCGTCGGACGGTCGCCGGGTGGGTACGCGGGGAGATGACGGTCACCGTCATGGTGCCTCCTCCTTGGAGTCCGACCGTGGTCCGAAGGTGGGCAGGCCGGCCAACCGCCAGGCGGTGAAGCCGCCGACGACGTCGGTCGCCCGGCGGTGGCCGAGGTCCTGCAGGGCCGCGGCGGCCAGCGAGGAGGTGTAGCCCTCCTCGCAGAACACCACCACCGGCAGGTCGTAACGGTCGGCGACGGGCAGCCGCGCGGAGCTACGTGGATCGAAGCGCCATTCCAGTACGTTCCGCTCGACCAGCAGGGCACCCGGCACGGCGCCGGAGGCGGCCCGTTGGGCGGCCGGCCGGATGTCGACGAGTACCGCGCCGCCGCGGTGTGCCAGGTGGGCGCCCTCCGGGTCGAGCCGGCGCAGCCGGGCCCGGGCGGCGGTCAGGAGGTCGTCGATGCCCAGCGAGCCGACCGGCGGCACCGGACCCGCCGGTCCGGCGGGACGCAGCCCGGTCGCGGTGCTCACCAGGCCACCCCCGCCTCGGCCACCTCGGCCACCAGCAGTCGGCCGCCGTCGAGGCGGTAGCGGGTCATGCGGCGCAGCGCGGGCCGGTAGACGTGCAGGCTGACGGCGGGTTGGTCACCGCGGTTGGCGACCAGGTGCACGTGGCGCGCCCCGAACCGCCGACCGGCGCCGGCGGAAAGCACCGCCGGCCGGAGCCGCCCACCGCTGACCGTCTGCTCGGTGAGCGCCCCGGAGACGACCAGGAAGGCGCCGGACGAGCCGCCGTGGTCGTGCAGGTCGGTCTGCTGACCGGGCAGCCAGGTGAGCAACCAGACCTCGTGTCCGGGGTCGGCCGCCAGCCGGGCGTACCAGCGGCCGGCCGGGTCGAATCGGGGTGCCACCGGCCAGCCGGCCGGGTCGGCGGCGTAGCGCCGCGCGACGGTGAGCGGATCAGCCGCCAGGAAGATCATCAGCAGTCCTCGGGTGCGTGCGGTTCGACCCGTTCAGAATAGACTGCAAAGCCTATCGGTTTGATAGGTAATCCCAAAAGATGGACGCTCGACCAAGATTGAGTTACCTCGATTAAAATGATTCAATTGCCGAGGAGTCAGGGCCGTCACGCGTTCCCGCACCGTCACCGTGACAGGAGAAACCCATGCTCCGCTGGCCCCTCCTCAGGGCTTTCCTGACCGCGCTCGTGCTACTGGCCGGGCTGCTCCTCGCCACCCCGGCGTCCCCCGATCCGGCCGCGGCAGCCGCCGCCCCGGTCCGGATCATGCCGCTCGGCGACTCCATCA from the Solwaraspora sp. WMMD1047 genome contains:
- a CDS encoding winged helix-turn-helix domain-containing protein gives rise to the protein MTVTVISPRTHPATVRRRPQPDQPSGRVPGAGPEPAPPTLRILTASRRVLRDGVALVLTRLEFDLLRFLAQHPRRVFTRLQLLNQVWGYEHALVRTVDVHVRRLRAKVGDALPVVTTVYGVGYRLADGVRVVVEPDN
- a CDS encoding rhodanese-like domain-containing protein, whose amino-acid sequence is MSTATGLRPAGPAGPVPPVGSLGIDDLLTAARARLRRLDPEGAHLAHRGGAVLVDIRPAAQRAASGAVPGALLVERNVLEWRFDPRSSARLPVADRYDLPVVVFCEEGYTSSLAAAALQDLGHRRATDVVGGFTAWRLAGLPTFGPRSDSKEEAP
- a CDS encoding cysteine dioxygenase family protein is translated as MIFLAADPLTVARRYAADPAGWPVAPRFDPAGRWYARLAADPGHEVWLLTWLPGQQTDLHDHGGSSGAFLVVSGALTEQTVSGGRLRPAVLSAGAGRRFGARHVHLVANRGDQPAVSLHVYRPALRRMTRYRLDGGRLLVAEVAEAGVAW